The proteins below are encoded in one region of Streptomyces sp. NBC_00490:
- a CDS encoding GNAT family N-acetyltransferase — translation MRHFGQDILTVADELTEAYTEIFTAPPWDHRNAEETRSAFRERLETDARRPGFRAVLALSDSGGVDGFVTGWTTPSPFRSDRAYGKVTRRLGADRVDELLVGAFEVDELGVRARARGTGLGRRLLSALTAGVPEGRAWLLTWDQAHDTLAFYRRTGWTEPEPLPGQETDVVVFLSPARAATTP, via the coding sequence ATGAGGCACTTCGGCCAGGACATCCTCACCGTCGCGGACGAGCTCACCGAGGCGTACACCGAGATCTTCACCGCGCCGCCGTGGGACCACCGGAACGCAGAGGAGACCCGCTCGGCGTTCCGGGAGCGGCTGGAGACGGACGCGCGCCGCCCCGGTTTCCGTGCCGTCCTCGCGCTCTCGGACAGCGGTGGGGTGGACGGCTTCGTCACGGGCTGGACCACGCCGTCTCCCTTCCGCAGCGACCGCGCGTACGGCAAGGTCACCCGCCGGCTCGGCGCCGACCGGGTCGACGAGCTGCTGGTCGGCGCCTTCGAGGTCGATGAGTTGGGCGTACGGGCGCGCGCCCGCGGCACGGGTCTGGGCCGTCGGCTGCTGTCGGCCCTGACCGCCGGAGTGCCCGAGGGCCGGGCGTGGTTGCTGACCTGGGACCAGGCGCACGACACGCTCGCGTTCTACCGGCGTACCGGCTGGACGGAGCCCGAGCCGCTACCCGGCCAGGAGACGGACGTGGTCGTGTTTCTGTCACCCGCGAGGGCTGCTACGACTCCGTGA
- a CDS encoding SWF or SNF family helicase, with protein MSDETERTFAAFPPAHGRGFAQSWWGQAWLKALEDAALDTAQVKTGRRLARAGAVGAVSVRPGRITAVVQDRDRTPHRADVLLEQLSDDQWDRFLDMTVERAGHVAALLDRDMPPHLVEDAAAAGVELLPGMGDLEPECDCGAWDHCGHTAALCYQVARLLDEDPFVLLLMRGRGERALLDALQDRTAVPDEAPAHQEGVDAAEAYAAGDILPPLPALPELPEEPGVPPSLDTETPAPSGVDPAALEFLAARTAAQTHRLLAERDAFDDELTLAQDAVRLAVSAQETAVLERLLEGSGRTTEELALALRAWRDGGVAALEVLEEEWTVGGETLARARAALDSAWDEEERPSLRARGNRWTVVGSSSQLRLGRDGRWWPYRKERGRWVPAGGAVQDPATALAAAQEVLEIG; from the coding sequence ATGAGTGACGAGACGGAGCGTACGTTCGCCGCGTTCCCTCCCGCGCACGGGAGGGGCTTCGCGCAGAGCTGGTGGGGCCAGGCCTGGCTGAAGGCGCTGGAGGACGCCGCGCTCGACACCGCGCAGGTGAAGACCGGGCGAAGGCTCGCGCGCGCGGGTGCCGTCGGCGCGGTGTCGGTACGGCCGGGGCGGATCACGGCCGTCGTGCAGGACCGCGACCGCACCCCGCACCGGGCCGATGTGCTGCTCGAGCAGCTGTCCGACGACCAGTGGGACCGCTTCCTGGACATGACCGTCGAGCGCGCCGGCCATGTCGCGGCTCTCCTGGACCGCGACATGCCTCCGCACCTGGTCGAGGACGCGGCGGCCGCGGGTGTCGAGCTCCTGCCCGGGATGGGCGATCTGGAGCCCGAGTGCGACTGCGGCGCCTGGGACCACTGCGGGCACACGGCCGCGCTCTGCTACCAGGTCGCGCGGCTGCTGGACGAGGACCCCTTCGTCCTGCTGCTGATGCGGGGCCGCGGCGAACGCGCCCTGCTGGACGCCCTCCAGGACCGCACCGCCGTACCCGATGAGGCGCCGGCCCACCAGGAGGGCGTGGACGCCGCCGAGGCGTACGCGGCCGGGGACATCCTTCCGCCGCTGCCCGCCCTGCCGGAACTCCCCGAGGAGCCCGGCGTACCGCCCTCCCTGGACACCGAGACGCCGGCCCCCTCCGGTGTCGATCCGGCCGCCCTGGAGTTCCTGGCCGCCCGGACCGCGGCACAGACACACCGCCTGCTGGCCGAACGGGACGCTTTCGACGACGAGTTGACGCTCGCCCAGGACGCCGTCCGCCTCGCCGTGAGCGCTCAGGAGACCGCTGTGCTGGAGCGGTTGTTGGAGGGATCAGGGCGCACCACGGAGGAGTTGGCGCTCGCCCTGCGCGCGTGGCGGGACGGAGGCGTGGCCGCACTGGAGGTGCTCGAGGAGGAATGGACGGTCGGGGGTGAAACGCTCGCACGCGCGCGTGCCGCGCTCGACTCGGCGTGGGACGAGGAGGAGCGGCCGTCGTTGCGGGCGAGGGGCAACCGGTGGACGGTCGTGGGCTCTTCGAGCCAGTTGCGTCTCGGTCGGGACGGCCGCTGGTGGCCGTACCGGAAGGAGCGGGGCCGCTGGGTGCCCGCGGGAGGTGCCGTCCAGGATCCCGCGACGGCCCTGGCCGCGGCTCAGGAGGTCCTGGAGATAGGTTGA
- a CDS encoding NUDIX hydrolase produces the protein MTREVLEVVAAAIVREGRLLVVSKQAAPEVFYVPGGKPDPGEAPLETLYRELDEELGVRPLEPRFLADVEAVAALEGVPMRMSLYGARLAQVPRPAAELAHLRWITGHEDDIRIAPAVRDHVLPMLWQGRLTES, from the coding sequence ATGACGCGAGAGGTACTGGAAGTCGTGGCGGCCGCGATCGTCCGCGAGGGGCGGCTCCTGGTGGTGAGCAAGCAGGCGGCTCCCGAGGTCTTCTATGTGCCGGGTGGCAAACCGGACCCGGGCGAGGCGCCTCTGGAGACCCTGTACCGCGAGCTGGACGAGGAGTTGGGGGTACGGCCCCTGGAACCGCGCTTCCTGGCCGATGTCGAGGCCGTGGCGGCCCTCGAAGGCGTACCCATGCGGATGTCCCTCTACGGCGCCCGTCTCGCCCAGGTGCCCCGCCCCGCCGCCGAACTCGCGCATCTGCGTTGGATCACCGGGCACGAGGACGACATCCGGATCGCGCCGGCGGTCAGGGACCACGTCCTGCCGATGCTGTGGCAGGGCCGCCTCACGGAGTCGTAG